A region of the Paraburkholderia flava genome:
CGAGTTCAGCGTGCCGGCACCGGCACCGCCCAGGGTCAGCGTGTCGCCGCCGTTCGTGGTACCGCTCAGGCTCTGGATATTGCCGGTGAAGGTCGCGCCCGGGTCGATCGTCAATGCGTTGCCGCCGCCTGAAAACAGCACCGCGTTGGCCTGTGTGCCGTCGCCATTGAGCGCACCCTGAATCGATCCGCCGGTGGTGACCGTCTCGCCGCCCCACGCACGCACGCCGACGCCACCGAAGCCGTTGCCGCCGGAACCGGTCGCGCCGCCGGTGATGGTCCCGGCGTTGGTCAGCGACGAACCCGCGCCGACGAGGTTGACGCCCGCACCGCCTCCGCCGTTACCCGCGGGCTCTCCGGAGCCGTTGGTGAATTGACCCGGTGCGCCACCGGCGCCGCCCGTAATCGTCCCACCCGCGCCATTGGTGATCGCTGTGCCGGCGCCGAGCGCGAGCATGCCGTCCCCGCCTCCGCCACCGCTACCCGCGTAACCATTATTGCCGCCGCTACCGCCGGCGCCACCGACTATCCTGCCGTTATTGATGAGCGACACGCCGCCCGCACTCGTGCCGACGATGATCCCCGCGCCGCCGCCGCCACCCGAACCGCCGTCGCCATTTGTCGCCGCATTCTGGTCGCCGCCCGCGCCCGCCGCGCCGCCGGTGATCACCGTCGCGGCGGACACGGTCGGCGTCGAGTTGCCGTCGTTGATAAAGATGCCTGCACCACCGCCGCCACCGCCGCCGCCAAACAGGCCCCCTGCCGGCGCTGTCTGGCCGGGCTGGCCGGCCCCACCCGTCACCGACGTACTGGCACCCGCCGATCCGATCGCGCCCACGCTGCCGCCGGCGCCTCCCGTTGCCGTGATCGAGTGAATGCTGTCCACCGAAGTGGCGCCAGCGCCACCGTTGCCGTTGCCGTCGGCAGTACTGCCCGCGATTTCGGAGGTGCCGCTCGCGTCGAGCGACGACGCATCGCCGCCCGTCCCATTGCCCGAGGCGCCATTGTTGATACGGCCAGGGCGCACACTCGTGCCGCCCGGCGCACCGCATCCCGACGGACTCGTGGGCGTACAGACCTGGCTCCACGCGGGCACGCTCATCGACGCGAGCACGACGGTCGCGATCGCCAGTGCGAGTGGATTGCGGCGCAGTGCGCGCGCCGAGAAGTTACCGGAAGCACCGCCCTGGGCACGCGCGTTTTCCGGCGCCGCCTGCAGCACGTTGAGCGACGGGTTCCATACGAGTCGGTAGACACGATTCATCGAGATCTCCCCCACACGTCGCTCGCGCAGCGCGCGCGACGGTGACTGATATTTACGGCAAATCAGTTCCGTCGCACCGGAAACTCATGCATGTGTCTCGGGACCGTCTGCTCGTATTCTTTGATTTATAAGACAACGAGTTGGCGTCGTATCGTGACGCATGTAGACAGTCGAATCAACAGTTTTTAATCAAAATGAATAGACCCGTTTTATTGCAACGCGCCGCGCTTTACACGACCCTTACGCCGAATTTGTTTGCTTGCGGATTCACCCAGAACGCGTCGTTCTCGAAACGCCGGAAAACATCGGGCGGCAATATCGTTGCGCGTTCGGACGCGGCAACTTTCCTGTGGACTTTATGTAAGCCAGGCGTGCCGGCTCGCGCATCGAACGCGTCGGCGTCGAAGATCACGTTGTCGAAGTCGTGCTGGAACAGCGGCTCGCCGATGAAGTCATAGATCGCCGCCATCGCAGCAGCGGGATCGCGCACCAGCGTCTCGTATTGCACGAGCATCAGGTGCGGCGTGTGCTCGCCGTAGAACGCTTCCTTCAGCGCGTTGTACGCGTGACCCACCATGCCGTCGGCGTTGCCGACGCCTTCGGCACGGCTATAGACAGTGCCGCCGGTCTGGAAATTGAAGATCGACGAAGGCTGCAGCGCATTGTCGCGAATCACGCGCTCGATACTGTCGATGATCCACGATACGTGACGCACGCACGCGATCGTCTTCGCGCCAGGAAACAGCTGCTGCACGAGCGGCTGCTTCGCACACCACATCCGGCTGGTATCGAAGACGACGTCGGCGGCAACCTCATCGCCGTAGTAATTGTCGAATACGCCGCGCAGCAGACGGGTGCGCTGCGCGTTGTCGATGAACAGCGAGAACTCGTTGCGGTCGCTCATCTCCCCGAGCATCGCGAGCACCATGCCGGCGACGGGCCCGCTCATGTTCGCGTGAAAGCGCGGGTTTTGTCGGAGCAATGCGGCCAGAAGCGTGGAGCCGGCTCTCGGCAGACCCGATATGAAATGGAATGAACGCACGCTTTTCCTTTTCGATTTCCGTTTGCTTTTCGACAGGCTTTTTGCCTTGCAGCGTATTACTACTCTGGTGCGATATTGCTTGCGATTCGACCGCTTGTGCCGTCAGCGGAAATTTAAACGCGTAGCGCGTCGACGACAAGCGGTCGTGCGATTTTTATATCTGAATGCGCGCGTCGTGCTACTGCTGCCCGCAGCCGATATCGCCTTCCGCGCAATGCAGCTGTTCGTCGAGCAACGTGGTCTGCGCACGCGTGAGCCGCGCGAGACACATCGAATACACCATCGGCTGCGCGCTGTACGGCGTCTGCGCGGCGGTCAGGAAATCGCACTGCGCGTTGCGATACGTGAGCCACGCGCGCTCCGCCTTCAGCAGCTCCGCCTTGCCCTGCGGACTCACGCGTCGCGTCAATTGCTCGTACGTGTCGTTCAGCTTGTGATCGGCGGCACGGAAGTCGAGATCGGCGCAGCGGTTCATCGTCAGTTGATCGGACGCGTTTGCGCAGTCCGCGCGCGGCGGTTGCGCGCTCGTAGCGGCGAAGGCACTGCCGCCGGCACACAGAACGAGCGTTGCCGCTGCATGGCGTGAGAACCGGATCATCGTAGGTAAGCTCCTGAGTGGAATGTAGCCAGCACGTCAAGCGCGCGGCGCACGGCCGGCCGGTTCGACTTCGAACGCCTCGCCGGTTGCGAAGAACGTGCCGCCCGCGACGTAGTGGCAGGTGCGCAGATCGGGATCGTCGAAGTGCCAGCGATGATCCGAATAAACGCGGCTGTCCGCATACGCGGCAACCACTTCGCCGATGAACAGATCGTGCCGCTGGCTCGCATCGGGAATCACCTTGCACTCCATCCACGTGACGCAGCCGGCAAGCATCGGTACGTCGATCTCGCGGCCCTTGAACGTCTCGAGCTGGAACGCGGCGAACTTGTCGAAGTCCTCGCCCGCATTCGAGCCGACCGCGAGCGTCTGCCGCGCGAAGCTCACCGACGGCAACTGCAACCCGAACACGCCGCTCGCTTCGATCAGCTGACGCGTCAACGTATGACTGTCGATCACGACAACGATCTTCGGCGGATCGAAGTCGAGCGGCATTGCCCACGACGCGGCCATCACGTTCGACCGGTCGCCGTGCGCGCTCGTGATGATCGTGACGGGGCCGTGATTGAGCAGGCGCGTCGCGCGCGGCAGCTCTACGTTCTCTCTCGTGGCGTTCATGTATCGTCCTCGCGCGGCGTGGCGCGCAATCGTCGTGGTGATGTCATCGCTATACAGGTGAGCATTCTAGACATCAATCCGTCGATGCACACGCTGGTGTGTCCGCGGTTATCATCGCGATCAGTCGCCGGACGGCATGTCGCCGGCTCCCTCTTCGTTCCGCTCCCGACGTCCATGAAAAGAATCGAAACGGTCGTGCTCGCAGCCGACCTGGCAGGCACCGCGGTGTTCGCGCTCGAAGGCGCGCTCGCCGCGATGCACGGCGGACTCGATCTGCTCGGCGTGATGGTGCTGTCGTTCGTCGTCGCGCTCGGCGGCGGCGTGATTCGCGATCTGCTGATCGGCGCAACGCCACCGAATGCCGTGCGCGACTGGCGCTATCCCGCGCTCGCATTCGCGACGGGTCTGCTGACCTTCGTCTTTCACGGCTCCGCGCGCGAATTGCCCGCGCTGCTCGTCACGACGCTCGATGCGGCCGGGCTTGCGCTGTTCGCGGTCGCAGGTGCGCAGAAGGCGCTCAACTATGGAATCGGGCCGTTCATCGCGACGTTGATGGGCACGGTGACCGGCGTAGGCGGCGGGGTGATCCGCGATCTGCTACTCGCGCGCGTGCCGCTCGTGCTGGTCGCCGATATCTATGCGAGCGCGGCGTTCGTCGGCGGCGTAGCGCTCGTCGCTGCGCGACGCTTCGGTGTGCCGCCGGTCGCGGCTGCGTTGCTGGGCGGTGGAGTGTGCTTCGTGCTGCGGATGCTTGCCGTCACGCACGGCTGGCAGTTGCCGAAAGTGACGATGTAGCGGTTCCGGCGCCGCGTGTTTCGCGCGGCGGTCAATCGCGCCGGTGCCGATCGCCAAGCGCAATACCGACGAGCGCCGCGACCAGCACGATGCCGACCACCGCCACCGTTTCCGCCACGGCAATCGCGACGTGCGTCGGTCCGATCACCGCGACGCTGCCGACCAGCAGTCCGATCCCGCACAGCGCACACAGCGCGACGAGCGAACTGGTGTCGTGCGTTTCGTGCGCGTCACGCGAAGCCGCTGTGTCGTGAACGTCGATACCCGGCGCGTCGTCGCCCGGCGCACTGCGTCGCACCGGATCGGCTGGTGTCGAAGCCCGCATCTATATTCTCCTGCTGTGAAAGGGTGGCGTCGGTCTGTTGCGCGGTGGCCCGCTCCGACCGTGCGATTCGGTATGACGATATCGTCGTCAGCGCGAACGGCGTCCGTTCGCATCGGGATGAATGGTAAAGCGGGGATCGCGAACCGTTCAAGCTCAATGTTATGCGTGCGCGATTCGTCTACGCTCAGTGGTCATCGCCGTGCGCGAACATGCCAGAATGTATTTCGATGCGTTCGCGTCTCCCGCCTTTCGACAGCGAATGTTCTATCGCCCGAACGTGCCGCTCTCTTTAATCAAACGATCGAACCGGACGTAAATCGCATGCAGCCTGGCCGCGCTTTCTTCGATCTGCAGCTTCGTTTCGCGGAGCGCGTCGCGATACTCGCGGGTCTGTCGTTCGAAGACTCGCTGCTCGATTACACGAACCTGTATGTGCGTTTCGGTCTCGGCCGAGCGTTTGACCGGATGCATCCGGTGTGGCGTGCTTATGCAGACGGTCTGTGCGACGCGGACGATGCGTCCGCGTGGACCTGGCATTTCTATCGAACCCACGCGCATGAAGTGCCGCCGCCGCACACGGTCGCGAGCTTCGGCTGCTTCACGTACGCGGAAGCATCGGACGATCTGATCCGCCTTCACTTCCAGTACACGGACCCGACAGGCGCATCCGCGCTCGGTGTCGCGCGGATGCCCGCACGGCTCGCCGAACTGCATGCGCTGTTCACGCACGTCGCGCACCATCGACCGCAGACGCAGCGCGTCGCCGGCACGTCGTGGCTCTATCATCTCGACGGCTACCGGTGCCTTTTTCCAGATACCTATCTCGCAAGTGCGACGCTCGCTCCGGCGCGCTTTCGCAACATGCCGCTGTGGGGGCAGTTTCTCGACCGGCACGGCAACGTCAGGCCGCACGTCGCCGCGCAATTCATCGAACGTATTGCGCGCGCGACGCATCCCGACGACCTCGCCGCATGCTTCCCGCTGCAACCGCTCGCGCCGGAAGCACCGATCGACGCGTTCTACGCGTTTCATCGCGTGTCCGCTTCGTCAACCTGACTAGCGTCGCTTGTCGTAGCGCTTCCAGTACCCGAACGCCTCTTCATGACATTCGAGATCGAGTTCGGACACGCGCGCCTGCATCCGCTGCTGCGCGTCCTGAATCGCGATGTTGTAGATCGCCGGGCCGACCTCCTCGACGAAGAAATTCAGCAGCGCGCCGGCCTGCACATTGCCGATCCGCTCTTCGAGGTTCGCGTCGAAGTAGCGTTGCAGCGATGCGATCGCTTCCTTGCGAACGTCCTTGTCCAGTTCTATCGTCATGGCGTCGTCGCTCTGCTAGAAAAGAAAACCCGATTATGACCGCGAGCGCGGCGGTTTTGCGCGGTCGCGACGTTGCTGATAGCATCGTCCGGCACGGGCTTTCACATACATTGCAATGGCCGCGCTCCTTCATACTTTCGCGCTCCTTCATACTTTCGCGCTCCTTCATACTTTCGCACTCCTTCACCGATCATGAACGCATCCCCGCTTTTCGACGATTCATCTGCCGGTGCCGGCCTCGGCGTGTACACACGCGCGCTCGGCGGCGGCAGCGAATGGTGGCGTGTGTCGCTGTCCGAGCGTCCGTTCATGTACCGGATCGAACACGGCCACGACGACGGTTCGGTCGATATCGATACCGTCGTCGATCGCGAGAACCTCGATGCAAAGCTGCAGAAGTGGCATCGCGAAGGGTATCTGTCGGAAGACGAACGGGCACGCGATGAAGATGCGTCCGTATATTCGGCGAGCTTTATCGCAGACCTCGAGGAGGCGTCGCGTGGTTATGCCGCAGCGTCTGCTGCACAGCCCAGGCTTAACGAAGCACAGCCGTCGGTAACCATCGGCCGTGTCGACGTACCCACAGGTGAGCCGAATCCGCTCGTCCCCGCGATCAACCCCGCGTATCTGTTTCCCGAACGCTTCGACGATATCGTCGAAGACATCGTCGAGAATCGCCGCGTGATGCTGATCGGACATACCGGCTCCGGCAAGACGAGCCTGATCGAGCAGGTCGCGGCGCGTGCACAGTACGGCGTGCTGCGCTCGAACATGAACGGCCAGACGACGGTCGGCGATTTCGTCGGCTTCTGGACCGTGAAGGGCGGCGAGACGGTGTGGGTCGATGGCGTGCTGCCGACGGCGATGCGCGACGGCCGCTGGCTGATCGTCGATGAAGTGGACTTCGCGGAGCCGGCGATTCTCGCGGTACTCACCGCCGTGCTCGAACCAGGCGGCCGTCTGTTGTTGAAGGAGAAAGGCAACGACATCGTCGAGCCGCATCCGTCGTTCCGTCTGTTCGCCACCGCGAACGCGGTCGGCGCGATGAGCCAGTTTCGCCATCTGTATCAAGGCGCGAATCTGATGAACGAAGCGTTCCTCGATCGCTGGCGCGTGTACCTGATCGACTACCTCGCACCCGACGAAGAGGCTGACGTGCTCGTGCGCACGCTCGCGCCGCATCTGACGCCCGCGATGGCGCGCACGCTCGCCGCAATTGCCGCCGACTGCCGTGCCGCGTTCGCGCGCGAAGACCTCGCGAGCGCGTTCTCGACACGGCGTCTGCTCGACTGGGCGCAACTGATGCTGCGCACCGGCGACCCCGAGCGCGCCGCCGGCCCCGCGATCTACGCGAAGGTCAGTCCGGAAGATGCCGCGTTGATCCGCAGCATCATCCGGCATTACATCGCGCCGCGCGCGTAACGCCAGCGTAACGCGAGATCACGTCATGCAGCCCGCACGCGGCGCCGACACGTTCGGCTTCGAATCGACACTCGGCAAGATCGCGCGCGTGCTGACGGGTCAGTACGGCATCGAAGTCGCGTTCAGTCCCGAGGGACCGCGCGTCGAACGCGGCCGGATCGTGATTCCATCGTGGGACGTAGTTGACGAGCTCGATCGCGATGCGCTCACCGGCTATCTCGATCTGCTCGTCGCGCGCGCGAAGTATTCGGCTAACGATGCGCTCGTTTCACTCGGCAACGGCACTCACCAGAGACTCGCGCAGGTCATCGAAGACCGGCGCGTCTGCGCGCAGCTGCTCGAACGCTATCCGGGCGCGCGCTGGTTCGTTGGTCAGTTGCGCCGGCACGCCGCGCACGATGCGCGGCAACGCTGGGAAAAACTGTCGTGGCGCGACCGGCTGATCTGGCTCGTCGAACGGCGACTGTGGGACGAGACACCCGACGTCATTGAGCTGAGCCCATCGCTATCGGCAGCATTGCATGCCGTCGACGAAGCGCTCGCCACCGCGCGCACGAGCCGTTCGACGCCCGACAGCATCGCATCTGCGCGCGCGGTGATCGCGACGGTGCGCGCGCTTGCATCGACGGGCGGTGCGCACAACATGATGTTCACCGTCGGCGCGGCGGATGGCTACGACGCGGAGTCGGTCATCGCGACGTTCGATGCGCCGGATCTTCCTGCGGGCGGCGACGGCACGGCTGCCCCCGATAGCTCGACGAGCCATTCCGCCGACAACGATGCGAACGCGAACGCGAACGCGAATGCCACCACCGCAGCAGGCATGGGCCACGCGCCGCTCGGCGAGCCGACCGCTTCCGAAGGCCTCGACAACGCGCCACCCGCTCCGGATGCAATCGCACGACACGCCCGACCGCTGCTATCGATCCCACTCACAACCGAGTTCGACGTCGTCACCGATCTAACGGGCCGAGGCGACACGCGCGACTGGCACGCACTGCGCACGCTCGCACGTGCCGAAACAGCGCCGCTGAAAGCGAAGCTCGAACGCGCGCTGAAGGCCGACGAACTCACGCACTGGAAGCGCGAACAGGAGCGCGGCGAAATCGATCGCACAGCCCTCGCACGACTCGCGCGCTCGCCGGGATATCGGACGCCGTTTCGCGTGAAGCGCGTGACGAAGGGACGCGACGCGGCCGTGACACTGCTCATCGACCGCAGCGGCTCGATGGCCGGCCGCAAGATCGAACTTGCGCGGCTATGCGCAGCCGCGTTGTGCGATGCGCTGACGCAGCTCGGCTTCGATTCCGAAGTGCTCGGCTATAGCTCGGTCGAATCGGCGGAAATGAAGCAGTTGTATGAACGGCGTCGCGCGGCAGGTGTCGAGATGAGCGCGTTCAATCGCACGGTCGAGCGGCTTGATCTGCAAATCTATAAGCGCTTCGGTGTCGCCGATCCAAGCGGTCTCGCCGCGCTCGAATGCGGCCACGAGAATCCCGATGGCGAAGCGCTCGCGTGGGCAGCCACGCGGCTCGCCGCGCACCGTGCGGAACGCAAGATCCTGATGGTGCTCTCCGATGGCTATCCGGCGACCGGCGACGGAAACCCGGACGTGCTGCGCACCGATCTGCATGCACGCATCGATGCGATCGGCAGGACCGGTATCGAACTGATCGGCGTGGGGATTCTCGACGATGCGGTCGATGCGTTTTATCCGCGGAGTATTGTCGTGCGGAAGTTGCATGAGCTGCCGGGGACGGCGTTCAAGGTGTTGAGTGCGATGTTGCTGGAGCGGTGAGTTGTGTCGGGCGCAGATTGCGGGGCGCACGAACACGACCGCTTCGCGGGTACCGCTATCGACCCATCGCTCCCGCTCCCGCTCCCGCTCCGGCAACAGCCACACGCCCCACTTCGCCCAGACCCGCCTGGGTATCGACATGACGGATAGCCGCCGCAGCCTGGTCGTGCTGTCGCTTCTGCAGCGCTTGCGCCAGCAGTTCGAGAAATACCGCGACGTTTGCCTGCTTGTACGCTCGCTGAAAATCGATGACCACCTCGACAATCGCCGCATCGCGACTGGCGACGCTCAACGTACTCGCGATATGCGAACTTCCTCGCGCCAGTTCCGCCATGTAGATGTAGCGGTAGGTCACGAGGTCAGCGTCCCACTGCGTCCGTCGACTGGTTTTCATCGTGTGTCCCTCGCGCATCGGTTGCGACTTCGCGCCGGCCCTGTCCTGTTCAGCGTCGACGCGAACGACATCACTTCCCCTTGAAGACCGGCGGCCGCCGCTGCGCGAACGCATCGAGCCCTTCGCTGAAATCTTCGCTTCCACACGCCAACCGACGCAGTTCGGCGATCTGTTCCATCGCCTGCACGGGCACCGGCTGCAAATCCTCGAGGATGCGCAACTGCTCCTTGACCGCCTGGATCGCAAGCGGTGCCTTGCCTGCGATGCCGCGCGCGAAATCGAGCGTCGTCCGTTCCAGGCGATCGCTGTCCACCAGACTGTTCACCACGCCGAACCGCTCGGCGCGCTCCGCATCGAGCGGCTTCGCGCAGAAGAACATTTCCTTCAGCACGTGGATCGGCAGGTTGTTGACGAAGCGCAGCAGACCG
Encoded here:
- a CDS encoding lysozyme inhibitor LprI family protein — translated: MIRFSRHAAATLVLCAGGSAFAATSAQPPRADCANASDQLTMNRCADLDFRAADHKLNDTYEQLTRRVSPQGKAELLKAERAWLTYRNAQCDFLTAAQTPYSAQPMVYSMCLARLTRAQTTLLDEQLHCAEGDIGCGQQ
- a CDS encoding sulfotransferase family protein; this translates as MRSFHFISGLPRAGSTLLAALLRQNPRFHANMSGPVAGMVLAMLGEMSDRNEFSLFIDNAQRTRLLRGVFDNYYGDEVAADVVFDTSRMWCAKQPLVQQLFPGAKTIACVRHVSWIIDSIERVIRDNALQPSSIFNFQTGGTVYSRAEGVGNADGMVGHAYNALKEAFYGEHTPHLMLVQYETLVRDPAAAMAAIYDFIGEPLFQHDFDNVIFDADAFDARAGTPGLHKVHRKVAASERATILPPDVFRRFENDAFWVNPQANKFGVRVV
- a CDS encoding flavin reductase family protein, coding for MNATRENVELPRATRLLNHGPVTIITSAHGDRSNVMAASWAMPLDFDPPKIVVVIDSHTLTRQLIEASGVFGLQLPSVSFARQTLAVGSNAGEDFDKFAAFQLETFKGREIDVPMLAGCVTWMECKVIPDASQRHDLFIGEVVAAYADSRVYSDHRWHFDDPDLRTCHYVAGGTFFATGEAFEVEPAGRAPRA
- a CDS encoding trimeric intracellular cation channel family protein, with product MKRIETVVLAADLAGTAVFALEGALAAMHGGLDLLGVMVLSFVVALGGGVIRDLLIGATPPNAVRDWRYPALAFATGLLTFVFHGSARELPALLVTTLDAAGLALFAVAGAQKALNYGIGPFIATLMGTVTGVGGGVIRDLLLARVPLVLVADIYASAAFVGGVALVAARRFGVPPVAAALLGGGVCFVLRMLAVTHGWQLPKVTM
- a CDS encoding AAA family ATPase, which encodes MNASPLFDDSSAGAGLGVYTRALGGGSEWWRVSLSERPFMYRIEHGHDDGSVDIDTVVDRENLDAKLQKWHREGYLSEDERARDEDASVYSASFIADLEEASRGYAAASAAQPRLNEAQPSVTIGRVDVPTGEPNPLVPAINPAYLFPERFDDIVEDIVENRRVMLIGHTGSGKTSLIEQVAARAQYGVLRSNMNGQTTVGDFVGFWTVKGGETVWVDGVLPTAMRDGRWLIVDEVDFAEPAILAVLTAVLEPGGRLLLKEKGNDIVEPHPSFRLFATANAVGAMSQFRHLYQGANLMNEAFLDRWRVYLIDYLAPDEEADVLVRTLAPHLTPAMARTLAAIAADCRAAFAREDLASAFSTRRLLDWAQLMLRTGDPERAAGPAIYAKVSPEDAALIRSIIRHYIAPRA
- a CDS encoding cobaltochelatase CobT-related protein encodes the protein MQPARGADTFGFESTLGKIARVLTGQYGIEVAFSPEGPRVERGRIVIPSWDVVDELDRDALTGYLDLLVARAKYSANDALVSLGNGTHQRLAQVIEDRRVCAQLLERYPGARWFVGQLRRHAAHDARQRWEKLSWRDRLIWLVERRLWDETPDVIELSPSLSAALHAVDEALATARTSRSTPDSIASARAVIATVRALASTGGAHNMMFTVGAADGYDAESVIATFDAPDLPAGGDGTAAPDSSTSHSADNDANANANANATTAAGMGHAPLGEPTASEGLDNAPPAPDAIARHARPLLSIPLTTEFDVVTDLTGRGDTRDWHALRTLARAETAPLKAKLERALKADELTHWKREQERGEIDRTALARLARSPGYRTPFRVKRVTKGRDAAVTLLIDRSGSMAGRKIELARLCAAALCDALTQLGFDSEVLGYSSVESAEMKQLYERRRAAGVEMSAFNRTVERLDLQIYKRFGVADPSGLAALECGHENPDGEALAWAATRLAAHRAERKILMVLSDGYPATGDGNPDVLRTDLHARIDAIGRTGIELIGVGILDDAVDAFYPRSIVVRKLHELPGTAFKVLSAMLLER
- a CDS encoding DUF2164 domain-containing protein yields the protein MTIELDKDVRKEAIASLQRYFDANLEERIGNVQAGALLNFFVEEVGPAIYNIAIQDAQQRMQARVSELDLECHEEAFGYWKRYDKRR